A part of Liolophura sinensis isolate JHLJ2023 chromosome 1, CUHK_Ljap_v2, whole genome shotgun sequence genomic DNA contains:
- the LOC135467130 gene encoding FMRFamide receptor-like: protein MVVVKDEVNFRVNLSYGDSFINDDATTSEEVREGMYLQFIFWGILVPFIASFGFVGNTLTMFVLFRREMRSTTIYYLRALVITDSSILLVAVAVLTPFSIAEISADFKYYKDVVYPLIFTYLNYATMAVQTCNVWITVSVSVERYIAICHPFIAPRITTNRTTLIVIGLVTAFSIFYNLPRIFATASRKCAEGDCYELYTTDFGKTDGYKVAFQVWMYVIVMFVIPLTALFVLNILIIMELMRMARRRRGTNIQNDDEANLSLVLVLIVVVFIICQTPGLIAQFEIFSFPVFLKLLAVSNTLFVLNSSVNFLIYTFVGRRFRKVLIKRVFFRCVKTESLSFNNFTSNHTHAYELTRVNDNV from the coding sequence ATGGTAGTGGTCAAGGACGAGGTTAACTTCAGGGTGAACCTGTCGTACGGCGATTCCTTCATCAATGATGACGCGACGACCAGCGAGGAAGTCCGGGAAGGCATGTACCTACAATTCATCTTCTGGGGAATCCTGGTCCCTTTTATCGCGAGCTTCGGCTTTGTCGGCAACACTCTCACGATGTTTGTTCTGTTTCGACGAGAAATGCGCTCCACAACTATATACTACCTGCGTGCCCTGGTGATCACGGATTCTAGTATCCTGCTAGTGGCTGTAGCCGTTCTTACTCCGTTCAGCATAGCGGAAATTTCGGCCGACTTCAAGTATTACAAAGATGTCGTCTACCCGCTGATCTTTACCTACCTGAACTATGCGACGATGGCCGTACAGACCTGTAATGTCTGGATCACGGTGTCGGTATCGGTGGAGCGTTACATCGCTATCTGCCATCCATTCATAGCCCCTAGGATTACCACGAATAGGACCACTCTTATCGTCATCGGCTTGGTCACGGCTTTCTCCATCTTTTATAACTTGCCCAGAATTTTTGCGACTGCGTCCAGGAAGTGCGCCGAAGGCGACTGTTACGAACTGTACACGACAGATTTCGGGAAAACCGACGGTTACAAAGTTGCGTTCCAAGTGTGGATGTACGTGATTGTTATGTTTGTTATTCCTTTGACTGCTTTGTTTGTGCTTAACATTCTCATCATCATGGAGCTAATGCGCATGGCACGACGTCGTCGCGGGACAAACATCCAGAACGATGACGAGGCAAATTTGAGTCTCGTTTTGGTCCTAATCGTTGTGGTTTTCATTATCTGCCAAACACCTGGATTAATTGCGCAGTTCGAAATTTTCTCCTTTCCCGTTTTCCTCAAACTCTTGGCTGTGAGCAACACGCTTTTTGTTCTCAACTCTTCAGTGAACTTTCTCATCTACACGTTCGTTGGACGACGCTTTCGGAAAGTCTTAATTAAGCGAGTATTCTTCAGATGTGTGAAAACGGAAAGCCTGAGTTTTAATAACTTTACCTCTAATCACACACATGCATATGAACTGACACGTGTCAACGATAATGTATGA